A genomic window from Cytobacillus suaedae includes:
- a CDS encoding copper oxidase: protein MKRCYHVVAIPIRIVVNNFGDYNPNGMMYVLKENEKKVKDLVRKNPFTTVDLVQPLCIRANEGDVVEILFENKLPFPAGMHFQEADYDVLDSDGANVGFNPNTLAECGNKIKYVIQANHDGIYYFSDLGNPSSTEDGSNSNGLFGALFVQPRGSWWTDPVTGGPINSGVYADIHHSFLPSRREYAWIFHDEMEINDITGNRPINPLTGQPSESFHGVNYRYEPEHRRKQLIDEGVVCPDCDGEEVHHDSWVFGDPATPILRGYVGDPAIIRLVHGGVKETHVFHYHVHQWFRDPKNVNSEIFDSQSVSPQSHYNIEPLYGLGSLHGAIGDAIIHCHLYPHFAVGMWGMNRVFNTLQDGSQCYPNGEPIEALQPLPDRPAPPKPTKERPGFPNFIPGKVGCKAPRPPLGIVGGREMTELEKNAAVPNARPGAVFSDPCTDNAIVKEYNISVIELPVIYNRQGWHDPKGRIYVFDEDIDDVRAGRRKPEPLIFHAQAGTCMRINFTNRLPHILDGDAFQLVTRTYEIGMHIHFVKFDVLVNDGANVGWNYDSSVLPGETMRYEYFADVELKAWFFHDHLFATVHQQHGVFASGVIHPRFTKFLDSSTGEEVRRGEQITAVNPLIPDYRDLALMVHDFALLFDKDGKPLNPPEYPGSQDDPGLFGVNYRNEPLQFRLGKDCDPAYSFSSFVHGDPVTPILKAYAGDSIRIRLLQGAQEESHSFNLHGLKWPTERRDLDTTMEDQQHIGISESFTFETFIPRGGDYLWTFETEEDLWNGTWGLVRAYDEEVPDLIPLSDRPLPPKRSAPLPECTGLPPAKAKNVCSVGPPNSPVKRFDVVAFQTPIIYNSYGDHDPNGIVFALRENVEDILCGKKNPEPLVLRANAGDVVEVTLESRLKFELFPFKDGIYPYPRVKEQAFYPPSLRISLHPQLLQYDVKTSAGETVGYNADQTVGPGEKITYSWFVEDAHGAIGMWDMADIRNHRSQGAFGAFVAEPRGTSYLDPFSLQPVKTGANVVLRNPFLPDKREFVMIMHDGLRLLDKLDQLIIDPFDGVLLGSGEVDEEVDTYDEGSRGFNYRTERLINRYREHPELEDLFSSKVFGDPATPVFEAYAGDPVSIRLVTPAERRRTHTFHLHGHRWHFEPRDLNSRIESFVGFNVIGRKANLWLIGGAGSVYNFPGDYMYRSGNIMWDIELGMWGIMRVHGELQDHLHPLRD from the coding sequence ATGAAGCGATGCTATCATGTCGTCGCTATTCCTATTCGGATTGTTGTAAATAACTTTGGAGATTATAATCCGAATGGCATGATGTATGTTTTGAAAGAAAATGAAAAAAAGGTAAAGGATCTTGTTCGGAAGAATCCCTTCACAACCGTTGACCTTGTCCAACCACTGTGCATTCGTGCAAATGAAGGAGATGTTGTTGAGATATTATTTGAAAACAAACTCCCTTTTCCAGCAGGGATGCATTTTCAGGAAGCAGATTATGATGTCTTAGATTCTGATGGAGCGAATGTCGGCTTTAATCCGAACACGCTAGCTGAATGTGGTAACAAGATTAAATATGTGATACAAGCAAATCACGATGGAATTTACTACTTTTCAGACTTAGGTAACCCATCAAGCACTGAAGATGGTTCGAATAGCAATGGTTTGTTTGGTGCATTATTTGTTCAACCACGAGGATCTTGGTGGACAGACCCTGTTACAGGAGGACCCATCAATAGTGGTGTATATGCGGATATTCATCATTCATTTTTACCTTCTCGTCGTGAATATGCATGGATTTTTCATGATGAAATGGAGATTAATGATATTACTGGCAATAGACCCATTAACCCTTTAACAGGTCAACCTTCTGAGTCGTTCCATGGAGTTAATTATCGATACGAACCTGAGCATAGACGAAAACAATTGATAGATGAAGGTGTGGTTTGTCCAGACTGTGATGGGGAAGAGGTACATCACGACTCATGGGTATTTGGAGACCCAGCTACCCCAATCTTAAGAGGATATGTAGGAGACCCAGCCATAATACGCCTAGTTCATGGGGGAGTTAAAGAAACACACGTTTTTCACTACCATGTTCACCAATGGTTCCGTGATCCTAAGAACGTGAATTCAGAAATATTTGATTCTCAGTCTGTTAGTCCACAGTCACATTATAATATTGAGCCATTATATGGACTTGGAAGTTTACATGGTGCAATTGGGGATGCTATTATTCACTGCCATTTATATCCGCACTTTGCCGTAGGTATGTGGGGGATGAATAGAGTATTTAACACCCTACAGGATGGAAGTCAATGCTATCCAAATGGAGAACCCATTGAAGCCCTTCAGCCTTTACCAGACCGGCCAGCACCACCCAAGCCAACAAAAGAACGACCAGGATTTCCAAACTTTATTCCAGGTAAAGTAGGCTGTAAAGCTCCAAGGCCACCACTAGGTATCGTTGGTGGACGTGAGATGACAGAACTTGAGAAAAATGCAGCTGTCCCTAATGCCAGGCCGGGTGCTGTATTTTCAGACCCTTGTACTGATAATGCTATAGTAAAGGAGTATAATATTTCAGTTATTGAATTACCAGTTATCTATAATCGTCAAGGGTGGCACGATCCCAAAGGAAGGATTTATGTTTTTGATGAAGACATAGATGATGTACGTGCAGGAAGGAGAAAACCTGAACCATTGATTTTTCATGCACAGGCAGGAACGTGTATGCGAATTAATTTTACTAACAGATTGCCTCATATTCTTGATGGGGACGCTTTCCAATTAGTAACTCGCACCTATGAGATTGGAATGCATATTCATTTTGTGAAATTTGACGTTTTAGTAAATGATGGTGCAAATGTAGGGTGGAACTATGATTCTAGTGTTCTACCAGGTGAAACTATGCGTTATGAATATTTTGCGGATGTTGAATTAAAAGCTTGGTTTTTCCATGATCATTTGTTTGCAACCGTTCATCAGCAACATGGTGTTTTTGCTTCCGGGGTAATTCATCCGAGATTCACCAAATTTTTAGATTCTTCTACCGGTGAAGAGGTTAGACGTGGAGAACAAATTACTGCAGTTAACCCACTTATTCCAGACTATCGTGACTTAGCATTAATGGTACATGACTTTGCACTACTATTTGACAAAGATGGTAAACCATTAAATCCACCTGAATACCCAGGATCTCAGGATGACCCAGGTTTATTTGGGGTCAATTATCGAAACGAGCCACTACAATTTAGACTCGGTAAGGACTGTGATCCAGCTTACTCCTTTAGTTCATTTGTTCATGGAGATCCAGTCACACCTATTTTAAAAGCATATGCGGGAGACTCCATTCGAATCAGACTATTACAAGGAGCTCAAGAGGAATCTCACAGTTTTAATCTTCACGGATTAAAGTGGCCAACTGAAAGAAGAGACTTAGATACAACAATGGAGGATCAGCAGCATATTGGAATCTCAGAGTCCTTCACGTTTGAAACTTTTATTCCTCGAGGAGGAGACTATTTATGGACGTTTGAAACGGAAGAGGATTTATGGAATGGGACTTGGGGACTCGTCAGGGCATACGATGAGGAAGTACCAGACTTAATACCTTTATCTGACAGGCCACTTCCTCCCAAACGTTCAGCACCTTTACCAGAATGCACAGGGTTACCACCTGCAAAAGCTAAAAATGTATGTTCAGTTGGCCCACCAAATAGTCCGGTAAAGAGATTTGATGTCGTTGCTTTTCAGACCCCAATTATTTATAACTCATATGGTGATCATGATCCAAATGGGATTGTATTTGCACTAAGAGAAAATGTAGAAGATATTCTTTGTGGGAAAAAGAACCCAGAACCACTGGTGCTAAGGGCTAACGCTGGAGACGTTGTAGAAGTTACCCTAGAGAGTAGATTGAAATTTGAGTTGTTTCCATTTAAAGACGGGATATATCCTTATCCACGGGTAAAAGAACAAGCTTTCTACCCTCCATCATTACGAATTTCATTACATCCTCAACTCCTACAATACGATGTAAAAACATCAGCAGGAGAAACTGTCGGATATAATGCAGACCAAACCGTAGGACCTGGTGAAAAGATAACGTACAGTTGGTTTGTAGAAGATGCACACGGAGCCATCGGTATGTGGGATATGGCTGATATCCGTAATCACCGATCTCAAGGTGCGTTTGGAGCCTTTGTTGCAGAACCTAGGGGCACTAGCTATTTGGATCCTTTTTCGTTACAGCCTGTTAAAACGGGTGCTAATGTAGTTTTACGTAATCCATTTTTACCAGACAAGCGAGAATTTGTCATGATTATGCATGATGGATTGCGATTACTAGACAAACTTGATCAACTTATTATCGACCCATTTGATGGAGTGTTGCTCGGTAGTGGAGAAGTAGATGAAGAAGTTGATACGTACGATGAAGGCTCACGTGGCTTTAACTATCGTACAGAACGTTTAATTAATCGATATAGAGAGCATCCAGAGTTAGAGGATTTATTTAGCTCTAAAGTGTTTGGTGACCCAGCTACTCCAGTGTTTGAAGCATATGCGGGTGATCCTGTTTCAATTAGGCTTGTGACACCTGCCGAACGAAGGAGAACCCATACCTTCCATCTTCATGGTCATAGATGGCACTTTGAACCTAGAGATTTAAATTCACGGATAGAATCCTTTGTAGGATTTAATGTCATAGGAAGAAAAGCGAATTTATGGTTGATAGGGGGAGCAGGTAGTGTATACAACTTCCCTGGTGACTATATGTACCGTTCGGGAAATATCATGTGGGATATTGAATTAGGTATGTGGGGAATCATGCGTGTTCATGGAGAGCTTCAAGATCATCTCCATCCATTAAGAGACTAA
- a CDS encoding ATP-grasp domain-containing protein: MDSIIFIGTNKSGSSREGIKAAKRMGYETILFTDNQKVQAKRWEYPDIDLIVFVPSMFNYDKVRQEIDMLQSRDRIIKAIISFIEPYVYYAASLSAEICHSNLSLEAIRTMEDKSSTRIKLKDHSFSPYFTVISSFKEIELLSPHRLPLVIKSPHSTGSKDVLLARTFDELQLNVHFLLSKYPAKEIILEEFLDGPQYLAEVIVQDGNISIVGIVEQTISEFERFIVTGYSYNPMQIELCNGIDEAVHSIVRGLDLKNGSCHIEMRLVNNQWKLIEVNPRVSGGAMNRMIEVATGINIAEETIKLYVGEAVTLNKQFDKCVFTQQITVGSKGALIKVTGRSRAEAIPGVQEVYIKPKKGMMLRPPESMGDRYGYVIAADTSIHQAKETALRAAKEITFYLEPSALDKLFES, translated from the coding sequence ATGGATTCAATCATATTTATAGGAACAAATAAATCGGGTTCAAGTCGGGAAGGAATAAAGGCTGCAAAGAGGATGGGATATGAAACGATTCTATTTACTGATAACCAAAAAGTTCAAGCAAAAAGATGGGAGTATCCAGACATCGATTTAATTGTATTTGTACCTTCCATGTTTAATTACGATAAAGTACGTCAGGAGATAGACATGTTACAGAGCAGAGATAGAATCATTAAAGCAATTATTAGCTTTATTGAGCCTTATGTTTATTATGCTGCATCCCTTTCTGCTGAAATTTGTCATTCCAATTTAAGCCTGGAAGCTATTCGTACGATGGAGGATAAATCTAGTACTAGGATCAAGTTAAAAGACCATTCCTTTTCCCCCTACTTTACTGTTATAAGCAGTTTTAAAGAAATCGAATTACTGTCACCACATCGTTTACCATTAGTCATAAAATCACCACACTCAACAGGATCAAAGGATGTATTATTGGCTCGAACCTTTGATGAACTGCAACTCAATGTTCATTTCTTACTTTCTAAATATCCTGCTAAAGAAATCATTCTAGAAGAGTTCTTAGATGGACCTCAATATCTTGCAGAAGTGATTGTCCAAGATGGCAATATTTCTATAGTAGGGATAGTAGAGCAAACAATTTCTGAATTTGAGCGGTTTATTGTTACGGGCTATAGCTATAATCCAATGCAAATTGAACTATGTAATGGTATAGATGAGGCTGTTCATTCAATTGTGCGTGGGTTGGACTTGAAAAATGGCTCATGTCATATTGAAATGAGGTTAGTAAATAATCAGTGGAAGCTTATTGAGGTTAATCCACGAGTTTCTGGTGGGGCAATGAATCGAATGATTGAAGTTGCTACAGGTATAAATATTGCAGAAGAAACAATAAAACTGTATGTAGGTGAAGCTGTTACTTTGAACAAACAGTTTGATAAATGTGTTTTTACTCAACAAATCACTGTTGGGTCAAAGGGGGCTTTAATTAAAGTAACAGGCCGTTCAAGAGCTGAAGCGATCCCTGGAGTACAAGAGGTTTATATTAAACCAAAGAAAGGAATGATGCTGAGGCCTCCAGAATCAATGGGAGATCGCTATGGTTATGTTATAGCAGCAGATACTTCTATCCACCAAGCAAAGGAGACAGCACTCCGTGCAGCAAAGGAAATTACATTTTATCTTGAACCTTCTGCATTAGATAAATTATTTGAATCTTAG
- a CDS encoding YheC/YheD family protein produces MFIKWIKDSLGDTLQLSQKMMDHYGITAKRVIVRFGLWSKEIQVKQNEALREDEIGLSQSLKTHVTIPEELSYELSISGRNIYIGPVIAFLISNKKRLLPKQLKKYIRRFANYNKINGLIYICSSSGINKATKTIDGYYYNPNPEKSGDHFTFGTFPYPGAMFNRKRLSSDWMDELNALMGDRVFNSYHFTKGELSEWMQSNENVKHYFPYTKELTSKEDVKLLLSQFSNLYIKPANGYGGKGIKVVSRTENGIMVEDDSSPEKKILKSNQELAMFIEGLPKKKYIIQQGISNSFDNKKVDFRVYMQKDQSEKWKCQGMIARMAREGKVTTNLKQVEVLKDGEEAIKELFNLSDSEVQHLINRIYYACSLTGQELDQLNGNYGDVAIDVIVDDSMSIWILEVNKTYGMMSFRILENPELYQRLLATPFEYAKVLAGF; encoded by the coding sequence ATGTTCATAAAATGGATAAAAGATTCGTTAGGTGATACCCTTCAGTTATCACAAAAGATGATGGATCATTATGGGATAACTGCAAAAAGAGTTATTGTTAGATTCGGATTATGGAGTAAGGAAATACAAGTTAAACAAAATGAGGCTCTAAGGGAAGACGAAATTGGATTATCACAGTCTTTAAAAACTCATGTAACAATACCAGAAGAACTAAGCTATGAACTGTCCATATCTGGAAGAAACATCTATATAGGACCTGTGATCGCATTTTTAATTTCTAATAAAAAAAGGTTACTACCAAAACAACTTAAAAAATACATTCGCCGTTTTGCCAATTATAACAAGATTAATGGCCTCATTTACATTTGTTCATCAAGTGGTATAAACAAGGCTACCAAAACAATTGACGGTTATTATTACAACCCTAACCCTGAAAAAAGTGGGGATCATTTTACTTTTGGAACCTTTCCATATCCAGGTGCAATGTTTAACAGAAAAAGGCTTTCATCTGATTGGATGGATGAGTTAAACGCACTGATGGGAGACAGGGTATTTAACTCCTACCATTTTACTAAGGGGGAGCTAAGTGAATGGATGCAGAGCAATGAAAATGTAAAACATTATTTTCCCTATACGAAAGAGCTTACTTCGAAAGAGGATGTGAAGTTACTTTTATCACAATTTAGCAATTTGTATATCAAGCCTGCCAATGGATATGGTGGCAAAGGGATAAAAGTTGTTTCGAGAACGGAAAATGGCATAATGGTGGAAGATGACTCAAGTCCTGAAAAAAAAATCCTTAAATCAAATCAAGAGCTTGCTATGTTTATAGAGGGGTTACCTAAAAAAAAATATATTATTCAACAAGGAATATCGAATAGTTTTGATAACAAAAAGGTAGATTTTCGAGTGTATATGCAAAAAGATCAATCGGAAAAGTGGAAATGTCAAGGTATGATCGCGAGAATGGCTAGAGAAGGTAAAGTAACAACAAATTTAAAGCAGGTTGAGGTTCTTAAAGATGGGGAAGAAGCTATTAAAGAGCTTTTTAATTTAAGCGATAGTGAAGTTCAACATTTAATAAACCGTATATACTATGCCTGCAGTTTAACAGGGCAAGAACTTGACCAACTGAATGGGAATTATGGGGACGTTGCAATTGATGTTATCGTAGATGATTCTATGTCGATTTGGATTCTTGAAGTTAATAAGACGTATGGAATGATGAGTTTTCGTATTCTAGAAAATCCTGAACTTTACCAACGTCTTTTGGCTACACCTTTTGAATATGCAAAAGTATTAGCAGGTTTTTAG
- a CDS encoding YheC/YheD family protein, whose product MNWVQIKKISSEDNSKPIIYLPSFFLLSDLETINLNFGKQKKKVIIKILQVENPEHNHFTSPITVSCSETLLNSLHIQEDVTYKLYIQNEELFLGPVIGLLLGEQHYYYHHRHMQEYSDALSAYDQVGGLVIAFKECSIDWEKQCLFGLFFHAKTQKWKYGKLPIPSVIYRRGFKLNQQVTEKLSKLTNNNVFNSFRYDKWELYQKLAQHKDFKHFLPDTKKIIKNKDVVNAIMEKSKIILKPADLSRGRGIYILKNHTADSVMVIDYNDGDKKELIIPNWALETYLDKEQLDRKNYIIQPYLDLAKIDGDPWDIRVVMQKNYKSEWQCSGIECRVAGKNQFVTNISRGGSALSIKEALELSFGLSVSSPTLKKKVITVAKTFCESMDQTGEHFAEFGLDLAFDVNKRLWFIEANMRPTFNGFKKMDMANYYYICQNPLRYAAAIGGFIE is encoded by the coding sequence ATGAATTGGGTACAGATAAAGAAAATAAGCAGTGAAGATAATAGTAAACCTATTATCTATTTACCTAGTTTTTTCCTATTGTCAGACTTAGAGACGATTAATTTGAATTTCGGAAAACAAAAAAAGAAGGTGATAATTAAAATTCTTCAAGTAGAAAATCCAGAACATAATCATTTTACTTCTCCAATTACGGTTTCTTGCTCTGAAACTCTGTTAAATAGCCTTCATATTCAAGAGGATGTTACCTATAAATTATATATACAAAACGAGGAGCTCTTCCTTGGGCCGGTTATAGGCTTACTTTTAGGTGAACAGCATTACTATTATCATCATCGACATATGCAGGAATATTCAGATGCACTTAGTGCTTATGATCAAGTTGGAGGACTTGTGATTGCATTTAAAGAATGTTCAATTGACTGGGAAAAGCAATGTCTTTTTGGGCTATTTTTTCATGCAAAAACACAGAAATGGAAATATGGTAAACTACCCATTCCTTCTGTCATTTACAGGAGAGGTTTTAAGCTAAATCAACAAGTGACTGAAAAACTATCTAAACTAACAAATAATAACGTCTTTAATTCCTTTCGTTATGATAAATGGGAGCTTTATCAGAAATTAGCACAACATAAAGACTTCAAACACTTTTTACCAGATACTAAAAAGATTATCAAGAATAAAGATGTAGTAAATGCAATTATGGAAAAGTCCAAAATAATTTTAAAGCCAGCTGACCTCTCAAGAGGAAGAGGAATTTATATTCTTAAAAACCATACCGCTGATTCTGTTATGGTTATCGATTATAATGACGGAGATAAAAAAGAGCTTATCATCCCTAATTGGGCCCTTGAAACGTATCTAGATAAAGAGCAGTTAGATAGAAAAAACTATATTATTCAACCCTATTTAGACCTTGCAAAGATTGATGGAGATCCTTGGGATATCAGAGTTGTTATGCAAAAGAATTATAAATCTGAATGGCAGTGTAGTGGAATTGAATGTAGAGTGGCGGGGAAAAACCAATTTGTTACCAATATCTCTCGTGGAGGAAGTGCTTTATCCATAAAAGAAGCCCTGGAGTTATCTTTTGGTTTATCTGTTTCGTCCCCTACTCTTAAAAAGAAGGTTATCACGGTTGCAAAGACCTTTTGTGAAAGCATGGATCAAACAGGAGAACATTTCGCTGAATTTGGATTAGATTTAGCTTTTGATGTTAACAAAAGGCTTTGGTTTATAGAAGCCAATATGCGACCAACCTTTAACGGCTTTAAAAAGATGGATATGGCTAATTACTATTATATTTGTCAGAATCCGCTCCGCTATGCCGCTGCAATAGGTGGCTTTATTGAATAA
- a CDS encoding DUF1360 domain-containing protein, giving the protein MELSWIFLLGFGLASFRLTRLLVFDKITAFIRRPFIDEIEEVAEDGTVVTFIEIKGTGIRKWLGELLSCYWCTGIWCSTFLYLLWVIFPYYIQPVIFILAIAGLAGLIETLNTKLLD; this is encoded by the coding sequence TTGGAATTATCCTGGATTTTTCTACTTGGATTTGGTTTGGCCTCTTTCCGCTTAACTCGATTATTGGTTTTTGATAAAATTACAGCATTTATTCGCCGACCATTCATAGATGAAATTGAAGAAGTAGCAGAAGATGGGACTGTTGTTACTTTTATAGAAATTAAAGGAACAGGGATTAGGAAATGGCTAGGTGAACTCCTAAGCTGCTATTGGTGTACCGGTATTTGGTGTTCAACTTTCTTATATTTACTTTGGGTTATCTTTCCTTATTATATTCAACCAGTTATTTTTATTTTGGCTATTGCTGGGTTAGCGGGTTTAATAGAGACACTTAATACAAAATTGTTGGATTAG